The genome window CCGCCTACATGGACGAAGCGGAACAGTGCGATCGGGTGGCCCTTATTTTCAACGGGAGTCTTTTGGGAAAAGGAACGCCGCAGCAATTGAAAGCAGAATATCCGTATCCGCTGTTTCAGGTCAAAGGCAAGCATTTGCGCGATTTGCAGGCCTATTTTCAATCTCAGTCTCTCGTTCAAACCATTCAGATGTTCGGCGATACCCTCCACGTGAGTTTTCTCAGCCCGCCTACACCGGAGGCGTGGCAAACCTGGCAGAAGCAATCCGGGGGCAATTTACAGGACTGGCAGGCCATCTCCCCCACCGTGGAGGATGTCTTTTTGCACCTGATCGGACGGTCAGACGAATGAACGATACCTTTTCCATTGTGACGTCTCAACTCACGCGGCGTTTTGGACGATTTACCGCCGTGGACGGCGTGAGTATTCAGGTTCGCCGGGGCGAAATTTTTGGCTTTCTGGGAGCCAACGGCGCGGGCAAAACAACGGTTATTCGGATGCTGTGCGGACTGCTAACCCCTACTTCGGGGGAAGCGCGCGTGGCCGGCTTTGATGTCTACCGGCAGAGCGAGGCCATTAAAAAACACATCGGCTACATGAGCCAGCGGTTTTCACTTTACCCGGACTTAACAGCAGAAGAAAATCTCACATTCTACGGTCGAATTTACGGCCTTTCTCGGGACGTGCTGGACGCACGAAAGCAGGCGTTTTTTCGGAAATTGGGACTTTTACCTTACTTACACACCTTGACGCGGGATTTGCCCCTGGGGTTTAAACAACGGCTGGCGCTCGGGTGTGCCCTGATTCACGATCCGCCCATTCTTTTTTTGGATGAACCCACGTCAGGGGTCGATCCGGCGGCCCGACGCGCCTTCTGGAATCTCCTCTACGAAATGGCTGACAGCGGAAAAACCGTTTTTGTAACCACCCATTTTATGGATGAGGCGGAATACTGCCACAGAATTGGGTTCATGCGCTCAGGAAAATTAATTCTTCAGGGGCCGCCAACGGAGCTGAAAATGCGGTTCGGGAAATCTTCGGTGCAGGAGGTTTTTTTGACCTTGTCCGAAGGTGAGGAGACCCCCCGATGAAGGCGGCTCTGTTGCGGACCCGGGCCATTGTGCGGAAGGAATTTCTACACATTTTGCACGATCCGCGCAGCCTGTTTTTAGTGTTCCTGATGCCGGTTGTCCAGCTTATTATGTTCGGCTACGCCCTCAACCTGGAAATCCAGCGAGTGGACATGGCCGTGTTTGATCACGCCCGGTCACCGGCTTCCCGTGAATTTATTCAGGCGTTTTCGGGCAGCCGCTTTTTTCATGTGTTTGAAGTGAACCGGTCGGTGCGCACGGTGGAGGACTGGTTCAAATCGCGCAAAGCCCGTGTCGCGCTCGTCATTCCGGCCGATTTCGATCGCCAGCTCCACCGTAATCTGCGAATTCCCATCCAGTTTTTGATGGACGCTTCGGATGCCAATGCGGCCACCCTGATTCGAAATTATTGCCAGCAAATTTTGATTTCCTACAATCTGTCACACGGAGCGAAGGTGCTGCTGCCCTTCGCCTTTCGGCGCACGGTTTTCTTTAATCCCAATTTTCGCAGCAGCTACTTTTTTGTTCCGGGTCTGATGGCCATGATTTTGATTATGATTTCCACGCTCCTGACCAGTGTGGCCATCGCCCGGGAAAAGGAAACCGGAACGCTGGAGCAAATGCTGGTTTCTCCGGTGCGGTCCCGTGAAATCATTTTGGGAAAGGTGTTTCCTTATCTGGTGCTGGCCTTTCTGGACGCGGCCGCAATTCTGGCCATCGGACTTTTTCTGTTTCGGATTCCGTTT of Calditrichota bacterium contains these proteins:
- a CDS encoding ABC transporter ATP-binding protein, encoding MNDTFSIVTSQLTRRFGRFTAVDGVSIQVRRGEIFGFLGANGAGKTTVIRMLCGLLTPTSGEARVAGFDVYRQSEAIKKHIGYMSQRFSLYPDLTAEENLTFYGRIYGLSRDVLDARKQAFFRKLGLLPYLHTLTRDLPLGFKQRLALGCALIHDPPILFLDEPTSGVDPAARRAFWNLLYEMADSGKTVFVTTHFMDEAEYCHRIGFMRSGKLILQGPPTELKMRFGKSSVQEVFLTLSEGEETPR
- a CDS encoding ABC transporter permease, coding for MKAALLRTRAIVRKEFLHILHDPRSLFLVFLMPVVQLIMFGYALNLEIQRVDMAVFDHARSPASREFIQAFSGSRFFHVFEVNRSVRTVEDWFKSRKARVALVIPADFDRQLHRNLRIPIQFLMDASDANAATLIRNYCQQILISYNLSHGAKVLLPFAFRRTVFFNPNFRSSYFFVPGLMAMILIMISTLLTSVAIAREKETGTLEQMLVSPVRSREIILGKVFPYLVLAFLDAAAILAIGLFLFRIPFVGNLLLLTLLSVLYIVLALSLGLLISTVASSQQVAMMIAQIATVLPTIMMAGMIFPIASMPRWLQLITYILPARFYLLIVRGIILKGSTFADLLNPSAVLLGMTIFLLLVSIRKFKTNLEA